The following are encoded together in the Drosophila takahashii strain IR98-3 E-12201 chromosome X, DtakHiC1v2, whole genome shotgun sequence genome:
- the Tsp2A gene encoding tetraspanin-2A, translated as MGIGYGTADEQLEKQIGCVKYTLFCFNIVAWMIATALFALTVWLRAEPGFNDWLRILEAQSFYIGVYVLIGISIVMMAVAFLGCLSALMENTMALFVFVGTQIFGFIAIVAGSAVLMQFSTINSSLQPLLNVSLRRFVATSEYTYSSYVLTMIQENIGCCGASGPWDYLDLRQPLPSSCRDTVSGNAFFNGCVDELTWFFEGKTGWIVALAMTLGMLNVICGVMSFVLVQAVKKEEEQASNYRR; from the coding sequence ATGGGCATTGGCTATGGCACCGCCGACGAGCAGCTGGAGAAGCAGATCGGCTGCGTGAAGTACACGCTCTTCTGCTTCAACATCGTGGCCTGGATGATAGCGACGGCCCTGTTCGCCCTGACCGTCTGGCTGCGCGCAGAGCCCGGCTTCAATGACTGGCTGCGCATTCTGGAGGCGCAGTCCTTCTACATCGGCGTCTACGTGCTAATCGGCATCAGCATTGTGATGATGGCCGTCGCCTTCCTAGGCTGCCTGAGTGCTTTGATGGAGAACACAATGGCTCTGTTCGTTTTCGTGGGCACCCAGATCTTTGGATTCATTGCGATTGTCGCCGGTTCGGCGGTCTTAATGCAATTCAGCACCATCAACTCTAGTTTGCAGCCGCTGTTGAATGTCTCGCTGCGCCGCTTTGTGGCCACCTCGGAGTACACCTACTCCAGCTATGTGCTGACCATGATCCAGGAGAATATCGGCTGCTGCGGTGCCTCCGGGCCCTGGGATTATCTCGATCTCCGGCAGCCGTTGCCCAGCTCTTGTCGCGACACCGTCAGCGGCAATGCCTTCTTCAACGGCTGCGTGGATGAGCTGACCTGGTTTTTCGAAGGCAAAACCGGCTGGATTGTCGCACTGGCCATGACCCTCGGCATGCTGAACGTCATCTGTGGCGTCATGAGCTTTGTCCTGGTGCAGGCTGTCAAGAAGGAGGAAGAGCAGGCCAGCAACTACCGCCGTTGA
- the Naa30A gene encoding N-alpha-acetyltransferase 30A has translation MADAQAAAAAGKKKYKSKKNHSQNPNHLEAPTNGHVQEKGDTDREPAEDEEELRRLIKQLHLCNGHGAKEQAPPASPPLEVLNGHSSSSNNNHIRSTGGGSNNNHSSHKSVDSSNNNRKQGESEDLHHHPEESKTTANTLTQTTGSGKVDKEEAAEATTTPIIITAEPQLPPEPAISAEEIVYKEYEAEHQMHDIMRLIQAELSEPYSIYTYRYFIYNWPKLCFLASHDNQYVGAIVCKLDMHMNVRRGYIAMLAVRKEYRKLKIGTTLVTKAIEAMLADNADEVVLETEMRNQPALRLYENLGFVRDKRLFRYYLNGVDALRLKLWFR, from the exons ATGGCGGATGCCCAGGCAGCGGCGGCCGCcggaaagaaaaagtacaagagCAAGAAGAATCATTCTCAGAATCCCAACCATTTGGAGGCGCCTACCAATGGTCATGTCCAGGAGAAGGGGGATACCGATCGAGAGCCTgcggaggatgaggaggagctGAGGCGCCTGATCAAGCAGCTGCATCTGTGCAATGGCCATGGCGCCAAGGAGCAGGCTCCTCCTGCGTCGCCTCCGCTGGAGGTGCTCAAtggccacagcagcagcagcaacaacaatcacATACGCTCCACtggcggcggcagcaacaacaaccacagcaGCCACAAAAGCGtggacagcagcaacaacaaccgcaAGCAAGGAGAATCCGAGGATCTTCATCATCATCCGGAGGAGAGCAAAACCACTGCCAACACACTAACACAAACGACGGGGAGTGGCAAAGTGGAcaaggaggaggcggcggaagCCACAACCACGCCCATCATCATCACAGCGGAGCCCCAGCTGCCACCAGAACCTGCCATTTCAGCCGAGGAGATCGTGTACAAGGAGTACGAGGCTGAGCACCAAATGCAT GACATCATGCGACTGATCCAGGCGGAGCTGTCCGAGCCCTACTCGATATACACGTACCGCTACTTCATCTACAACTGGCCAAAACTCTGCTTCCTCGCCTCGCACGACAATCAGTATGTGGGCGCCATCGTGTGCAAGCTGGACATGCACATGAATGTGCGGCGCGGCTACATTGCCATGCTGGCCGTGCGCAAGGAGTATCGCAAGCTCAAGATCGGCACCACACTGGTCACCAAGGCCATAGAG GCAATGCTGGCCGACAATGCCGACGAGGTGGTGCTGGAAACGGAGATGCGGAACCAGCCGGCCTTGCGGCTCTACGAGAACCTGGGCTTCGTGCGTGATAAGCGGCTGTTTCGCTACTATCTCAATGGAGTGGACGCGCTGCGACTGAAGCTCTGGTTCAGATGA